The following coding sequences are from one Pseudonocardia sp. HH130630-07 window:
- a CDS encoding CvpA family protein, with translation MTALDVLVVIVVLAAVIGGFRRLDGAGRAGSLLGLVVGAGLGAAWGSNLSRYGDGAGSAWLWGLLGIAAGLLVGSLVGGVLGRLLSRVLTRAKLTFLDRIVGGLAGGVAALLVMWLVSWVVPAVVGPEPLAPVTSIVDALGGHSRVLASVGDLLPNTTSAAQDIVDAARPPA, from the coding sequence ATGACCGCGCTCGACGTCCTCGTGGTGATCGTGGTGCTGGCGGCCGTGATCGGCGGCTTCCGCCGGCTCGACGGCGCCGGCCGGGCCGGAAGCCTGCTCGGGCTGGTCGTGGGGGCCGGTCTCGGTGCCGCATGGGGGTCGAACCTGAGCCGTTACGGCGACGGCGCCGGGTCCGCGTGGCTGTGGGGACTGCTCGGCATCGCGGCCGGGCTCCTGGTGGGTTCGCTGGTCGGCGGGGTGCTGGGCCGTCTGCTGAGCCGGGTCCTGACCCGGGCGAAGCTGACGTTCCTGGACCGGATCGTCGGCGGACTGGCCGGTGGCGTGGCCGCGCTGCTGGTGATGTGGCTGGTGTCCTGGGTGGTGCCCGCCGTGGTCGGGCCGGAACCGCTCGCGCCGGTCACCTCGATCGTCGACGCGCTCGGCGGGCACAGCCGGGTACTGGCCTCGGTCGGGGACCTGTTGCCGAACACGACCTCGGCGGCCCAGGACATCGTCGACGCGGCTCGGCCCCCGGCATGA
- a CDS encoding DUF4383 domain-containing protein, translated as MSLHGSDPRLLNGLHRISSALVGVILWIFGTLGFSGGLGFFTTSGAPLLGMSTNNLLSTISLVVGTVLVAAGIRGGRFASTVGVVVGAAFLLSGVANVLVLGTAYNILSFRMPNVVFSLVVGLLLLTLAAYGRFSGRLPDDNPYAAEQRPETDSDREQQLPRDAADIAAARSLAETERLVAAGGGTEEQRRMLAAADAERDQAGRRTAWRRERGDTPSG; from the coding sequence ATGTCACTGCACGGGTCCGACCCGCGCCTGCTGAACGGCCTGCACCGGATCAGCTCGGCCCTGGTCGGCGTGATCCTCTGGATCTTCGGGACGCTCGGGTTCTCCGGCGGCCTCGGGTTCTTCACCACCTCCGGGGCGCCGCTGCTCGGGATGAGCACGAACAACCTGCTCTCCACCATCTCCCTGGTGGTCGGGACGGTGCTGGTCGCGGCCGGCATCCGGGGTGGCCGGTTCGCCTCGACGGTCGGGGTCGTCGTCGGGGCGGCGTTCCTGCTCTCCGGCGTCGCGAACGTCCTGGTGCTCGGCACCGCGTACAACATCCTGTCCTTCCGGATGCCGAACGTCGTGTTCAGCCTGGTCGTCGGGCTGCTGTTGCTGACGCTCGCCGCGTACGGCCGGTTCAGCGGGCGGTTGCCCGACGACAACCCCTACGCGGCCGAACAGCGTCCGGAGACGGACTCCGACCGTGAACAGCAACTCCCGCGGGACGCGGCCGACATCGCGGCGGCGCGCTCGCTGGCCGAGACCGAACGTCTGGTCGCGGCCGGCGGCGGGACCGAGGAGCAGCGCCGGATGCTGGCCGCCGCCGACGCGGAACGCGACCAGGCGGGGCGGCGCACGGCCTGGCGGCGGGAACGGGGGGACACCCCGTCCGGATGA
- a CDS encoding PP2C family protein-serine/threonine phosphatase gives MTEPTTGVAGPLAETRWAGAPCAAVTVHGDGTVLDANDAARAMLPQLRTGEPVSRVVPWLSTAHAASAGSAPAPFADVVDGRALEVQPVRHDDDSVTWWLIDVTDVQSICDELRVEQARAAFLSEASAALLGSLNLLRCMEVTAELAVGNLADGALVLTPSQRGRFQLVTAVAGASGPPRGTLLRIDPDEVPGLAEALRGFPPVPSRWIDPSVAPSWITPEDFGAVGSIVVTPLPGHGIPAGALVLLRRAGSGPFSEGEETTAREFAARAGLAMSAARMFAQQASITETLMRDLLPPTLQHVGGVDFAGGYRPAQDHERVGGDFYDVHPPNEHTDETLAVLGDVCGKGLEAAVLTGRIRSALHALRPMAGDHLRLLRLLNDALLSDQHARFVTLVLASVAREGADVRLRLTCAGHPPPLIIRADGRAEEAATLGTLVGALPTIEATTYETRLAPGETCLLYTDGITEGRGGPLGGDQFGEERLQRSAAECAGLPAEAVVERIQMLATEWVGHNTHDDMAVLAITAPRGQHLTAVGGHGRGRYTA, from the coding sequence GTGACGGAGCCGACGACCGGTGTGGCCGGCCCACTCGCCGAGACCCGCTGGGCAGGAGCGCCGTGTGCCGCCGTGACGGTGCACGGCGACGGCACCGTGCTCGATGCGAACGACGCCGCCCGGGCGATGCTCCCGCAGCTGCGCACCGGTGAGCCGGTGTCCCGCGTCGTCCCCTGGCTGTCCACCGCGCACGCCGCCTCCGCGGGGTCCGCGCCGGCACCGTTCGCCGACGTCGTCGACGGGCGGGCGCTCGAGGTCCAGCCGGTGCGCCACGACGACGACTCGGTGACCTGGTGGCTCATCGACGTCACCGACGTCCAGTCGATCTGCGACGAGCTGCGGGTCGAGCAGGCCCGCGCGGCGTTCCTCTCGGAGGCGTCGGCCGCCCTGCTCGGATCGCTCAACCTGCTGCGCTGCATGGAGGTGACCGCCGAGCTCGCGGTCGGCAACCTGGCCGACGGTGCGCTGGTGCTGACCCCGTCCCAGCGCGGCCGGTTCCAGCTCGTCACCGCGGTGGCGGGTGCGTCCGGCCCGCCGCGCGGCACCCTGCTGCGGATCGACCCGGACGAGGTTCCCGGCCTGGCCGAGGCCCTGCGCGGGTTCCCGCCGGTGCCCTCGCGGTGGATCGACCCGTCGGTCGCGCCGTCCTGGATCACCCCGGAGGACTTCGGCGCGGTCGGCTCGATCGTCGTGACGCCGCTGCCCGGACACGGGATCCCGGCGGGCGCGCTGGTGCTGCTGCGCCGGGCGGGTTCCGGTCCGTTCAGCGAGGGCGAGGAGACGACCGCCCGCGAGTTCGCCGCGCGGGCCGGCCTGGCCATGTCCGCGGCCCGGATGTTCGCCCAGCAGGCCTCGATCACCGAGACCCTGATGCGCGACCTGCTCCCGCCGACGCTGCAGCACGTCGGCGGCGTCGACTTCGCGGGCGGTTACCGCCCCGCCCAGGACCACGAGCGGGTCGGTGGCGACTTCTACGACGTCCACCCGCCGAACGAGCACACCGACGAGACGCTCGCCGTGCTCGGCGACGTGTGCGGCAAGGGCCTGGAGGCGGCCGTGCTCACCGGCCGGATCCGCAGCGCACTGCACGCGCTGCGGCCGATGGCCGGCGACCACCTGCGGCTGCTCCGCCTGCTGAACGACGCCCTGCTCAGCGACCAGCACGCCCGGTTCGTCACCCTGGTGCTGGCGTCGGTCGCCCGCGAGGGTGCCGACGTGCGGTTGCGGCTGACCTGCGCCGGGCACCCACCGCCGTTGATCATCCGGGCGGACGGCAGGGCCGAGGAGGCCGCGACGCTCGGCACCCTGGTCGGCGCGCTGCCCACGATCGAGGCGACGACCTACGAGACGCGGCTGGCTCCCGGCGAGACCTGCCTGCTCTACACCGACGGCATCACCGAGGGCCGGGGCGGCCCGCTCGGCGGCGATCAGTTCGGCGAGGAGCGGCTGCAGCGGTCCGCGGCGGAGTGCGCGGGACTGCCGGCCGAGGCCGTCGTCGAGCGGATCCAGATGCTGGCGACCGAGTGGGTCGGCCACAACACCCACGACGACATGGCCGTGCTCGCGATCACCGCGCCCCGCGGGCAGCACCTCACCGCCGTCGGCGGGCACGGCCGGGGCAGGTACACCGCATGA
- a CDS encoding cobalamin B12-binding domain-containing protein has protein sequence MIARYVDLLWDAVVRGDEYTAVDVVVDAVRDGIDPESILIDVIGAVQARVGAEWAANRISVATEHAATAINERVVGTLAMTGDRGSGERGRITVACVDGEWHALPARLLAEVLRLRGFTVDYLGAQVPAPHLVTHLHRTGPDAVALSSSIATRLPTAHATISACQAAGVPVIVGGAAFGADGRHARLLGADAWAPDARSAADTLASGLPAPAHPHAQPLDDLPHLSDQEFTLVSRNTPKLVATVLDRLPERLPVMASYDDEQRLRTAEDVRHIVDFLCVALYTGDAQVFTDFLDWTASVLTARSVPARVLPPVLDLLADELRDFTRAAELLRSASARRTAADAEPADATVEAAGAGALDRTGRPA, from the coding sequence ATGATCGCCCGCTACGTCGACCTGCTCTGGGACGCCGTGGTCCGCGGTGACGAGTACACCGCCGTCGACGTCGTCGTCGACGCGGTCCGCGACGGCATCGACCCCGAGTCGATCCTGATCGACGTGATCGGCGCCGTGCAGGCCCGGGTCGGGGCCGAGTGGGCGGCCAACCGCATCTCGGTCGCCACCGAGCACGCCGCGACCGCGATCAACGAGCGCGTGGTCGGCACCCTCGCGATGACCGGGGACCGCGGTTCCGGGGAGCGGGGCCGGATCACCGTCGCCTGCGTGGACGGCGAGTGGCACGCGCTGCCCGCGCGGCTGCTGGCCGAGGTCCTGCGGCTGCGCGGGTTCACCGTCGACTACCTCGGGGCCCAGGTACCGGCCCCGCACCTGGTCACCCACCTGCACCGGACCGGGCCGGACGCGGTGGCGCTGTCGTCGTCGATCGCCACCCGGCTGCCGACCGCGCACGCGACGATCTCGGCGTGCCAGGCGGCCGGGGTCCCGGTGATCGTCGGCGGGGCCGCCTTCGGCGCGGACGGCCGGCACGCCCGGCTGCTCGGCGCGGACGCGTGGGCCCCCGACGCCCGGTCGGCCGCGGACACCCTCGCCTCCGGGCTGCCGGCCCCGGCGCACCCGCACGCGCAGCCGCTGGACGACCTGCCGCACCTGTCGGACCAGGAGTTCACCCTGGTCAGCCGGAACACGCCGAAGCTCGTCGCGACCGTGCTGGACCGGCTGCCCGAGCGGCTCCCGGTGATGGCGTCCTACGACGACGAGCAGCGCCTGCGTACGGCCGAGGACGTCCGGCACATCGTCGACTTCCTCTGCGTCGCCCTCTACACCGGCGACGCCCAGGTGTTCACCGACTTCCTCGACTGGACGGCGTCGGTGCTGACCGCGCGGTCCGTGCCGGCCCGGGTGCTGCCCCCGGTGCTGGACCTGCTGGCCGACGAGCTGCGCGACTTCACCCGCGCCGCCGAGCTGCTGCGCTCGGCCTCCGCCCGGCGGACCGCGGCGGACGCGGAACCGGCCGACGCGACGGTGGAGGCGGCCGGGGCGGGGGCACTGGACCGGACGGGGAGGCCCGCATGA
- a CDS encoding STAS domain-containing protein, protein MSDARELSLTWSSPQPGVVCAAVAGDLDYESADTLTSEVGARLHRGGLRELHLDCGGLGYCDSYGLSSLLMVRRRTAAAGVVLHLDNRRPALERLLQVTRTLDHLVGGAGRSREELSDT, encoded by the coding sequence ATGAGTGACGCGCGAGAGCTCTCGCTGACCTGGAGCAGCCCGCAGCCGGGCGTCGTGTGCGCGGCCGTCGCCGGGGACCTCGACTACGAGAGCGCCGACACGCTGACCTCGGAGGTCGGTGCCCGGCTGCACCGGGGCGGGCTGCGCGAGCTGCACCTGGACTGCGGTGGGCTCGGCTACTGCGACTCCTACGGCCTGTCCTCGCTGCTGATGGTGCGGCGCCGGACGGCGGCCGCGGGCGTCGTCCTGCACCTGGACAACCGCCGGCCCGCGCTGGAGCGCCTGCTGCAGGTCACCCGGACGCTCGACCACCTCGTCGGCGGGGCGGGCCGCAGCCGCGAGGAACTGTCCGACACCTGA
- a CDS encoding Dps family protein, whose product MGTIRYTVPGLEHGDAEQVVALLQNRLHALNDLQLTLKHVHWNVIGPNFIAVHEMLDPQVEAVRGFVDDVAERIATLGGSPDGTPGALVRERTWDDYSIGRDHAIAHLGALDLVYTGVIGDHRSQIEKLETLDPVTQDMLIAQAGALEQYQWFVRAHLENSDGSLNTAGNATEAGAANAAR is encoded by the coding sequence ATGGGCACCATCCGTTACACCGTTCCGGGCCTGGAGCACGGCGACGCCGAGCAGGTCGTCGCGCTGCTGCAGAACCGTCTGCACGCGCTGAACGACCTCCAGCTCACGCTCAAGCACGTGCACTGGAACGTCATCGGACCGAACTTCATCGCGGTGCACGAGATGCTGGACCCGCAGGTCGAAGCGGTCCGCGGGTTCGTCGACGACGTCGCGGAGCGGATCGCCACGCTGGGCGGCTCGCCGGACGGCACGCCGGGCGCGCTCGTCCGCGAGCGCACCTGGGACGACTACTCGATCGGCCGTGACCACGCCATCGCCCACCTCGGCGCGCTCGACCTCGTCTACACCGGGGTCATCGGCGACCACCGCAGCCAGATCGAGAAGCTGGAGACCCTCGACCCGGTCACCCAGGACATGCTCATCGCCCAGGCCGGGGCGCTCGAGCAGTACCAGTGGTTCGTCCGCGCGCACCTGGAGAACTCCGACGGTTCGCTGAACACCGCGGGCAACGCGACCGAGGCCGGCGCGGCGAACGCCGCGCGGTAA
- a CDS encoding DUF3040 domain-containing protein has product MRQDRPERPLDDDERRALAQIAAATQRDDPGLAHRLSGTEGIEHPPVRRTGTPLRWWVVGAVMTVAVLFALVVTWLPPVVAPAVVFGVLLIGIPAACVVWARRRNEL; this is encoded by the coding sequence GTGCGGCAGGACCGGCCCGAGAGACCGCTCGACGACGACGAGCGTCGCGCGCTCGCGCAGATCGCCGCGGCGACCCAGCGCGACGATCCCGGCCTGGCCCATCGGCTCTCCGGGACCGAGGGCATCGAGCATCCGCCGGTGCGCCGCACCGGGACCCCGCTGCGCTGGTGGGTCGTCGGCGCGGTGATGACCGTCGCCGTGCTGTTCGCCCTGGTCGTGACCTGGCTGCCGCCGGTCGTCGCCCCGGCCGTGGTGTTCGGGGTGCTGCTGATCGGCATCCCGGCCGCGTGCGTCGTGTGGGCCCGCCGGCGCAACGAGCTCTAG
- a CDS encoding metal-dependent transcriptional regulator, whose protein sequence is MSPDRHSESVENYLKTIFLLAERWEGSVGVSALAERLGVSSPSASGMVRKLVDAGLVDHARYAGITLTEAGRESALAVVRRHRLIEMFLVTELDLAWDEVHEEAESLEHAVSDRLLDRIDDRLGHPRFDPHGDPIPGRDGRLPVIEARRLPELRFGEGGELVRVDDTDPEVLRYLDAHDVRLGDRVDLLTRKPFEGPYVVRLRRTADRAASDAEHEWGPTLARALWVGATESS, encoded by the coding sequence ATGAGCCCGGATCGCCACTCGGAGTCCGTGGAGAACTACCTGAAGACGATCTTCCTGCTCGCCGAGCGGTGGGAGGGGTCGGTGGGCGTCTCCGCGCTGGCCGAGCGTCTGGGGGTGTCGTCGCCGTCGGCGTCCGGGATGGTCCGCAAGCTGGTCGACGCCGGTCTGGTCGACCACGCCCGGTACGCGGGCATCACCCTCACCGAGGCCGGCCGGGAGTCGGCGCTGGCGGTCGTCCGCCGGCACCGGTTGATCGAGATGTTCCTGGTCACCGAGCTGGACCTGGCCTGGGACGAGGTGCACGAGGAGGCCGAGTCCCTCGAGCACGCCGTCTCCGACCGGCTGCTCGACCGGATCGACGACCGGCTCGGCCACCCGCGGTTCGACCCGCACGGCGACCCGATCCCGGGCCGGGACGGGCGGCTGCCCGTGATCGAGGCGCGCCGGTTGCCCGAGCTGCGGTTCGGCGAGGGCGGTGAGCTGGTCCGCGTCGACGACACCGATCCCGAGGTGCTCCGCTACCTCGACGCGCACGACGTCCGGCTCGGCGACCGGGTCGATCTGCTCACCCGCAAGCCGTTCGAGGGTCCGTACGTGGTGCGGCTGCGCCGGACCGCGGACCGTGCGGCCTCCGACGCCGAGCACGAGTGGGGCCCGACCCTCGCCCGGGCGCTCTGGGTCGGCGCCACCGAGAGCAGCTGA
- a CDS encoding TetR/AcrR family transcriptional regulator, translating to MPEPGDGRLRKGERRRRALLEATMRLVGRRGTAAVTQRAVAAEAGVPPSAVLYYFATVDDLLVAALTDVNDDYVARLAAIATVEDLVGLIEDCARQDRLRTVAEYELLLHAARRDELRAELHRWDTALAGAAQRLVPGDPEVRSLLVAAANGLFLAAALGSPCDTAALARLVCRTG from the coding sequence ATGCCTGAACCGGGCGACGGCCGGTTGCGCAAGGGCGAGCGCCGCCGCCGGGCCCTGCTGGAGGCGACGATGCGCCTGGTCGGCCGGCGCGGCACGGCCGCGGTGACCCAGCGGGCGGTCGCGGCCGAGGCCGGGGTGCCCCCGAGCGCGGTGCTCTACTACTTCGCCACGGTCGACGACCTGCTCGTCGCGGCCCTGACCGACGTCAACGACGACTACGTCGCCCGGCTGGCCGCGATCGCGACGGTCGAGGACCTGGTCGGGCTCATCGAGGACTGCGCCCGCCAGGACCGGCTGCGCACCGTCGCCGAGTACGAGCTGCTGCTGCACGCCGCCCGGCGCGACGAGCTGCGGGCGGAGCTGCACCGCTGGGACACCGCGCTCGCCGGTGCGGCGCAGCGCCTGGTCCCCGGCGATCCGGAGGTCCGGTCGCTGCTCGTCGCGGCGGCGAACGGGTTGTTCCTGGCGGCCGCCCTCGGCTCGCCGTGCGACACCGCGGCGCTCGCCCGGCTCGTGTGCCGCACGGGATAA
- a CDS encoding DMT family transporter, with product MWGWLALAVGAEVTATLSLRASNGFSRLLPSLVTVAGYGTAFWALSQALTRGMALGVAYGVWAAVGVALVAVIGALFLGESLSWVQAGGIVLVICGVLALELGGNTSHA from the coding sequence ATGTGGGGATGGCTGGCGCTCGCGGTGGGCGCCGAGGTGACGGCGACGCTCTCGCTGCGCGCGTCGAACGGGTTCAGCCGGTTGCTGCCCTCGCTGGTCACCGTGGCCGGGTACGGGACGGCGTTCTGGGCGCTGTCCCAGGCGCTGACCAGGGGAATGGCGCTCGGTGTCGCCTACGGCGTCTGGGCCGCGGTGGGTGTCGCGCTGGTCGCGGTGATCGGCGCGCTGTTCCTCGGCGAGTCGCTCAGCTGGGTCCAGGCGGGCGGGATCGTGCTGGTGATCTGCGGGGTGCTGGCCCTGGAGCTGGGCGGGAACACCTCGCATGCCTGA
- a CDS encoding nicotianamine synthase family protein, whose product MTTQSSRPITVPHPPRGADAENRTAQRLVALRALLERTDLRPGAEVDAAFSELVRLCCHPPAGCTGGVLARVAAHSAGLRALSSAGEGHMERHWARRIATAADPAAELDRFPYLGNYHDLVRLELAALAAVGRPVPRRAVVLGSGPLPLTGLVLAARHGVDVVHVDRDPEAARAGAAVATALGIGARTVCTDVADVGPDVLAGADLVLLGALVGTDAAAKDRITSRIAAAAPEATQLVRTAAGLRTLLYPEVTAADLTGLDVLLEVHPRTDVVNSVLVATARR is encoded by the coding sequence GTGACCACGCAGAGCAGTCGTCCGATCACAGTTCCCCACCCGCCACGCGGTGCCGACGCCGAGAACCGGACGGCGCAGCGGCTGGTCGCACTGCGGGCCCTGCTGGAGCGGACCGACCTGCGTCCCGGGGCCGAGGTCGACGCCGCGTTCTCCGAGCTGGTGCGGCTGTGCTGTCATCCGCCGGCCGGCTGCACCGGCGGGGTGCTGGCACGGGTCGCGGCGCACTCCGCCGGGCTGCGGGCGCTGAGCTCGGCGGGCGAGGGGCACATGGAGCGGCACTGGGCCCGGCGCATCGCGACCGCCGCCGATCCGGCCGCCGAGCTGGACCGGTTCCCCTACCTGGGCAACTACCACGACCTCGTCCGGCTGGAGCTGGCCGCGCTCGCCGCGGTGGGGCGCCCGGTGCCGCGCCGGGCCGTGGTGCTGGGCTCGGGGCCGCTGCCGCTCACCGGGCTGGTGCTGGCCGCCCGGCACGGCGTCGACGTCGTGCACGTCGACCGGGACCCGGAGGCGGCCCGGGCCGGTGCCGCGGTGGCCACCGCGCTCGGGATCGGGGCCCGCACCGTGTGCACCGACGTCGCCGACGTCGGGCCGGACGTCCTGGCCGGGGCCGACCTGGTGCTGCTCGGCGCGCTCGTGGGCACCGACGCGGCGGCGAAGGACCGCATCACCTCCCGGATCGCGGCCGCGGCGCCGGAGGCCACCCAGCTGGTGCGCACCGCGGCGGGCCTGCGGACGCTGCTCTACCCCGAGGTGACGGCCGCCGACCTGACCGGCCTGGACGTCCTGCTGGAGGTCCATCCCCGCACCGACGTCGTGAACTCGGTGCTGGTGGCGACCGCCCGCCGATGA
- a CDS encoding response regulator transcription factor — MTRTRVLLVDDDVRVGRSLVLALDDEGFAVDVVHTGEDALERAGDPDVDVVLLDLMLPGIDGFTVCRRLRDAGDLPIIMVTARSDSADVITGLEAGADDYVTKPLVAGELAARVRALLRRRRPAPAAPRRVTLGEVELRPDEGVALRAGAPVHLTRTEFRLLSELAAAEGRIVTRDELLSRVWGYEYHGDTRLLDVHVRRLRRKVEADPDRPTVVLTVRGAGYKVGHVPDPDPVPGRAG; from the coding sequence GTGACGCGGACCCGGGTACTGCTGGTCGACGACGACGTCCGGGTCGGCCGCTCGCTCGTGCTCGCACTCGACGACGAGGGTTTCGCCGTCGACGTCGTGCACACCGGGGAGGACGCGCTGGAGCGGGCCGGTGACCCGGACGTCGACGTCGTCCTGCTGGACCTGATGCTGCCCGGCATCGACGGCTTCACCGTGTGCCGCAGGCTCCGCGACGCGGGTGACCTGCCGATCATCATGGTGACGGCGCGGTCGGACTCCGCGGACGTCATCACCGGGCTGGAGGCAGGCGCCGACGACTACGTCACCAAACCGCTGGTCGCCGGCGAGCTCGCCGCCCGGGTGCGCGCCCTGCTGCGGCGCCGCCGGCCGGCTCCGGCCGCCCCGCGGCGGGTGACGCTGGGCGAGGTGGAGCTGCGCCCGGACGAGGGTGTCGCGCTGCGGGCCGGTGCGCCCGTGCACCTCACCCGGACCGAGTTCCGGCTGCTCAGCGAGCTCGCCGCGGCGGAGGGCCGGATCGTCACCCGGGACGAGCTGCTGTCGCGGGTGTGGGGCTACGAGTACCACGGCGACACCCGGCTGCTCGACGTCCACGTGCGCCGGCTGCGCCGCAAGGTCGAGGCCGACCCGGACCGGCCGACGGTCGTGCTGACCGTGCGCGGGGCCGGGTACAAGGTGGGGCACGTGCCGGACCCCGACCCGGTGCCCGGCCGGGCCGGGTGA
- a CDS encoding sensor histidine kinase, which translates to MLNRLPLRRLPLRHRVGLAFALVSLVVTGLFGTVTWNLATGYLVDQRVEGATRQADVNVRLVERALADRTDSDGLGDLLTGLAGTPDTSVLLHRGGSWTTSGRDVDPELLPRPLLELAQSGTPARQRLTIGGMPALVVAVPLPGGDLFVEVFPLDQLDATLRFLGLLLAAGVAISAVLGLALGHRAGRRALLPLTELTRAAGRVAGGDLSARLPDSHDAELAPLVATFNRTADDLEQRVRRDARFAADVSHELRSPLTTLINAVAVLRRRRAELPPAAQQAVDLLDGDVHRFRRMVLDLLEISRSDSLEREPWELGELVRELVAARGGSHVPQVDAPEPVPVPADRRRLDQVLGNLLDNADAHGGGAIRVGVSRHGDRARIEVDDAGPGVPPDRRAEVFERFSRGTLAGSRGDGGGTGLGLSLVAAHVRRHGGRVWISERPGGGARVVVELPGEQQ; encoded by the coding sequence GTGCTGAACCGTCTGCCGCTGCGCCGGCTGCCCCTGCGCCACCGCGTCGGGCTCGCGTTCGCCCTGGTCTCGCTGGTGGTGACCGGCCTGTTCGGCACGGTGACCTGGAACCTGGCCACCGGGTACCTGGTCGACCAGCGGGTCGAGGGTGCGACCCGGCAGGCCGACGTCAACGTCCGGCTGGTCGAGCGGGCGCTGGCCGACCGGACCGACTCCGACGGGCTCGGTGACCTGCTCACCGGGCTCGCCGGGACCCCGGACACGAGTGTCCTGCTGCACCGCGGCGGCAGCTGGACCACCAGCGGGCGCGACGTCGATCCGGAGCTGCTCCCCCGGCCGTTGCTGGAGCTGGCGCAGTCCGGCACCCCGGCCCGGCAGCGGCTGACGATCGGCGGGATGCCGGCGCTGGTCGTCGCCGTGCCGCTGCCGGGCGGCGACCTGTTCGTCGAGGTCTTCCCGCTGGACCAGCTCGACGCGACCCTGCGGTTCCTCGGACTGCTCCTCGCCGCCGGGGTCGCGATCAGCGCGGTGCTCGGCCTGGCGCTCGGGCACCGCGCGGGGCGCCGGGCGCTGCTCCCGCTCACCGAGCTGACCAGGGCCGCCGGCCGGGTCGCCGGCGGGGACCTGTCCGCACGGCTGCCGGACAGCCACGACGCCGAGCTGGCGCCACTCGTCGCGACCTTCAACCGCACCGCCGACGACCTGGAGCAGCGGGTCCGCCGGGACGCCCGGTTCGCCGCCGACGTGAGCCACGAGCTGCGATCCCCGCTGACCACGCTGATCAACGCCGTCGCGGTGCTGCGCCGGCGGCGGGCCGAGCTGCCACCGGCGGCGCAGCAGGCCGTCGACCTGCTCGACGGCGACGTGCACCGGTTCCGCCGGATGGTGCTGGACCTGCTGGAGATCTCCCGCAGCGACAGCCTGGAACGCGAGCCGTGGGAGCTGGGCGAACTCGTCCGCGAACTGGTCGCCGCACGCGGCGGGTCGCACGTCCCGCAGGTCGACGCCCCCGAGCCGGTCCCGGTGCCGGCCGACCGGCGACGGTTGGACCAGGTGCTCGGCAACCTGCTCGACAACGCGGACGCGCACGGCGGCGGAGCGATCCGGGTGGGTGTCTCCCGGCACGGGGACCGGGCCCGGATCGAGGTGGACGACGCGGGCCCCGGCGTACCGCCGGACCGGCGCGCCGAGGTCTTCGAGCGCTTCTCCCGCGGCACACTGGCCGGCAGCCGCGGCGACGGCGGCGGCACCGGCCTGGGGCTGTCCCTGGTGGCCGCGCACGTCCGCAGGCACGGTGGCCGGGTGTGGATATCGGAACGCCCCGGTGGCGGCGCGCGGGTCGTGGTGGAACTGCCCGGGGAACAGCAGTGA
- a CDS encoding TraR/DksA family transcriptional regulator, with protein MDLRAHVDRVDAKIGSLRTQLTALADEQALTSHDDEHDPEGVTIAVQRAQLQALLAGAERDRAELDLAAERIAAGTYGSCAVCGDPIAAERLEALPATRTCIVCATTRRGRQPGT; from the coding sequence ATGGACCTCCGTGCCCACGTCGACCGGGTCGACGCCAAGATCGGCTCGCTGCGCACCCAGCTGACGGCCCTGGCCGACGAGCAGGCGCTGACCAGCCACGACGACGAGCACGACCCGGAGGGCGTCACGATCGCCGTCCAGCGGGCGCAGCTGCAGGCGTTGCTCGCCGGGGCCGAGCGGGACCGCGCCGAGCTGGACCTGGCCGCGGAGCGGATCGCCGCGGGCACCTATGGCAGCTGTGCCGTCTGTGGCGACCCGATCGCGGCGGAACGGCTGGAGGCCCTGCCCGCCACCCGGACCTGCATCGTGTGCGCCACCACGCGGCGCGGCCGTCAGCCGGGGACCTGA